TCGGGAAGTCACCCCAAGGTAGAGCCCGCCCGCGTCCAGCACGCTTTCGACTTCCGGGCACAGGGCGCATGCCCCGGCGTGGGCGGCGCGACCGGCGGGAACCGACTGGCGCCTGCCGGAAAGAAGCCCGGCCCCGGCTCCGGTGGCGATTACCGACGATATCCGGCGTCCGGTGGTTCCGCTGTTAATGGCTGCCTCATCAAGCACCTCCCTTATAACGGCCTCCATGTTCCGGGCCACGGGCAGCACGGCCATCCCGGCTGGCCGCCCGTTTTCGGCGATGCAGGCCTTCACGAAACGCGAGCCCACGTCGAGCCCCGCCACCGGGCCGCCCTTTTTTTTCCGGGAAAAGAAGATCATAAACCGCCGCCTCTTTTCGCCCCTTGTGCCTGTAAACCGGTTTCAGATACTGCCCCAAACCCCCTTCAAAAAGGCTGAATAAAAACGATGAAATGCGAAGGTTGAGTGAAGCGGGCGGGAAGGAATAGTACTTGTCGTACATGACGACCCGCAAAGCTTTCCTCTGACACAGCAGTTCGCGTTTTTAGACAGCCTTCTACTCTACGCCTTCAACGCTCTTCACCCCTGAAACGGTCTTTACCAGAAAGCGCTCCACGCCGTTTTTGAGAGTCATCCGGCTCATGGGGCAACCCTTGCAGGCCCCGGTGAGGCGGACCTTCACCTGGCCTGCCTCGTTCACGTCCACAAGTTCGACATCGCCGCCGTCCGCCTGAAGCGTCGGGCGTATCTGGGCAAGGGCCTTTTCCACGGCCTGCCGGTCGATTTTTTGGGTTTCGCTCATGTCCGGGACTCCTTGCCTTCGAGAGGCTCTTTTCAAGGCCCCTTGCCTTGGGTGGATTATGGGTCATTGCCGGGTGAATGGAGTTGTGTTACATCCTTAGCATGAAGGAGTCCCATCCGCAAGAAGGGACAGGCTCATCCGCCCCGGCGTTCCGGGAAGGGAGCGGCGGGCGGGCTTAAGCGATCTCGAACCGGATGGAAAACCGTGGCTCACGGCGAAAATACCATAAATGGCGATGACTGGCGGAACCGGTCCTGGATAACCATGCTGGCCCTTTCCCTGGCCCTTCACGCGGCGGCGGGCCTTCTGGTGCCCGTCCTGGCCAAAAGGGCCGAACGGAAACCCGCCCCGGAAAGGGTGGTCTTCGTGGACCTGGCGGCAGTGGCCCCGGCCCCCGGCCTGTCGCCCGCAGCCGAACCGGGCTCGGCAAGCCCCGAAACGGAGCCCGAAGTGGTGCCCCTGGACGTGCCCCCGCCCCCTTCGGGCTACATAGCCACCATTCGCATCGCGCCTACTCCACCAGCGGCTCCGCCCCCCGCGCCGGTAAAGCCACAGGCCCCCCCGGCCAGGGTAGAGCCTCCCCCGGCCCCGCCCGCTCCGAAACCGGGATCCGTAACCTTTTCCGAGGGCGCTCCTGGTTTTCCCGTGCGATCCACGGTGTCGGCGAGGGAGCCGTCCGGGCAGGGGCTTGAGACGGGCGGGCCGGATTCCGGCGCGGCGGGCGGCGCCGCCAAAGCCGGGGCTGAGACGGGCCAGGGATCTCCTGCGGGCGACCGGACCGGGACGGATGACGGACTTTCGGGCGCGGCTTCGGGGAGCGGCAACCGGATATTCAAGAAAACAGAGGTTGACGTGATTCCGAAACCCACTTTTCGCCCCGACCCGCCCATCTCCCGCCGGGCCAGACGCCTGGGCATCGAGGAAGGGGAGGCCAAGGCGCTGATAAGGGTCTCCCCGGACGGCAGGGTCACCGACGTGAGCCTGGTTTCGGAAAATCCCGAAGGCATTACGGACGAGGCCTTTTTGGCCACCCTTCGCTCCTGGCTCTTTACACCCGGCATAAAGGCGGGACGCCCCGTGACCGTTGAAATGATCCAGTCGGTGCGCTTCGTGAGGGCCGCACCATGAACCCCCGCCCCGGCTCCCGCTTTTTTTACGGCTGGTACATCGTGGTGGTCGCCTTTTTCTGCAACTTCATGGTGACCGGCACGGGCTTTTACACCTTCAACGCCTTTATGGAGCCCCTTTGCGCCACGCGCGGCTGGACCCGCGAGGGCATCAACCTTGCGCTCTTTTTCGGCGGGCTGGTGAGCCTTCTGGGCCAGTACGTCCACGGCACCGCCATCATGCGCCTGGGCCCCCGCCGCTACATGGTGCTCGGCGCGGCCTTTTCCGGCCTCCTGTTCGCCCTCATGGGAAAAACCCAGTCCTTCGGCCTCTTTCTGGGCGTATTCATTCTTCTCATGGTCACCAACGGCATGTTCGGCGGCATAGTGGCCAACACCGTGGTCAACAACTGGTTTATCCACAAAAGGGGAATGGCCTTAGGGGTTGCCCAGGTGGGCATGTCCCTTTCCGGGGCGGTGCTTCCGGCTTTGGCCTTCAAAATCTATCACGCCTATGATCTTCAGACGGCCTTCCTGGTTCTGGGGATCATGCTTTTCTGCATCTCCCCGCTGTGCCTCCTGGTGATCCGGGACCGGCCCGAACCCTACGGACTTGTGCCTGACGGGAAAAAATTCGAGATTGCCCCCGGATCGGACTCCGCCCTTTCGGAAAAGACCCTCTGGTCGGCCTCAAGCGCCCTTTCCACAAGGGTCTTCTGGAGGGTCAGCATCTCCTACGCCCTTGCCATGACCGGCGTTGTGGGGGTGATGATACAGTTGAAGCCCCGTTTTTCCGATCTGGGCTTCGACGCGGGCACGGCCCTGACGCTCATGAGCGCCACGGCCCTTCTTGGAGCCGTGGGCAAATACTCCTGGGGCATGGTTTGCGACCGGCGGGACCCTCCCAAAATGGCGGCCCTGATGATGCTGTCCTGCGCCCTTGGGCTGGGGTTCGGCCTCTATGCGAAAAACTTCGCCCTGGCTGTCGTGTTCGTGGCCGTTTTCGGGTTTTCCATGGGCGGAATACAGGCCACGCTTCCCATCATGATCGCCCATCTTTTCGGGAGGCTCTCATTCACCTCCATCGCCCGTTTCGTGGCCCTGGTGCTGGCAGTCCAGAACACGGGCTATCTTTTCATGGGCCTGAGTTTCCGGTATACGAAATCCTATGATGCGGCCTACTGGCTGTTCATAGTCTTTTATCTTATAGCTGCCTTCCTGATGTACGGAGTTAAACGGCCCCTGTTTAAGGAGTAGCGATGCATTTTTACTGGAGGATTTTCGAGGAGCTGAAAAGCCTGGGCGAGCACCTGGTTTTCTGCGACCCGTCCCTGAGGCGGAATTTCGAGATTTGGCTTTCACGGCACTCCGAGGCCATAGCCATGCAGCACGACAGGGCAGGGGAGGACGGAAGCGGCCCGACCCTTCAATAAGGGCCGTTCAAGCCGCACTTTGCAGGCCCCCCGCTTTCAGGAAAGAATAGGACATGTCCCGCGAACACATACTTGTGGTGGACGACGAGGAGGACATCCGGCTTCTTCTGCGCTTCAACCTTGAGCGGGAGGGCCATTCAGTGTCTGCTGCGGCAACCGGGGAGGAGGCCTTAAAGCTCGCCCGGCAGAGAGTCCCCGACCTTGTGCTCTTGGACCTGATGCTTCCGGGCATGTCCGGCCTGGACGCGGCCAGGGCCATGAAGAAGGATTCCTCCCTGGAGCGGGTGCCAATAATCATGCTGACCGCCAAGGACGCCGAGGCGGACGTGGTGGCGGGGCTGGAGCTGGGAGCCGACGACTACGTCACCAAGCCCTTTTCCGTAAGGGTCCTGCTGGCCCGCATCAGAGCCGTGCTGCGGCGCGTTTCGTCAGATGAGCCGGAGGACCCGGCAGGCGTGGTGACCAGGGCCGGGATATCGGTGCATCCGGGAAAGCGCGAGGTTACGGTGGACGGCTCGCCGGTTTCCCTCACCTCCACCGAGTTTTTGCTATTGCACCTTCTCATCAGGCGTCCCGGCTGGGTTTTCACCCGCAGCAGGATAGTGGACGAGGTTCGGGGGACCGATTACCCTGTCACCGACAGGAGCGTTGATGTTCAGGTGGCCGGGCTTCGCCGGAAACTGGGCGGCAGGGGGGACGCCATCGAGACGGTGCGGGGCGTGGGATACCGCTTTAGGGAGGAAGCCTGACAGGGGGCTTTCCTGGCCGCCTTGCCTGGGAGCCGGATTGGCAAGAAAGGCTATGCCTAAGGCTATCACCGTGGCCCAAAGCACCACGAAAAAGGAGGGGAGATAAATGGCGTAGCCGGAAGCCGACCTTTGAAGCCTGTCGGCGCTTGGCGAGCGAAGGGCGGTTATGTAGCCGGAAAGAAAGGGGTTGGCGTCTATTATGCGTTCCGCGTCGGCCTTCCAGCGCCTCTCGTAAAACCCGTGCATCCGCATCAGAAAAGTCCACACCACGCACAGAAGCACCCCCACCGAGCCGGCCACCACGCCCGCCACGGCCTTGTGCCCAAGCGGAAGCGAGGTCTTCAGCATGATTGAGAGAAGCACCAGCGCGATTATGACGTGGACCAGGATCATCTGGAAAAAGATGCTCCAGGTGCGTCTGGCCTCCTCCTGGGCCCGGCACAGCAGAAGTTTCAGTATTTCAAATTCCGCCTGGGGATGGGAGGGCGACGTTTGCACAGGGCGTCACGTCTTTATCATGTAGTGGATGGCGTCCGGGGCGTCACGGTCCGGCTCGTGCCCGAGGCTGATGACCCCGTAGCCGGTAAGGGGGTACTCCTCTTTTTTGAGGCGTGAAATCTTGCCCCCCACGGGAAGAACCCAGGTGCCGTTGCTGCTCTGGTCTATGAGGACAAAGCGGCCCCTTCGGTACTCTATCTTGGCGTGGGAGCGGGACACCCGGCTGTCGTCCACCACGAAGTCGTTGTGGCTCTGGCGGCCAAAGGTGATCATGGCGCGGTTCACGTCGAGGTCGAGGGTCTTTTTCCCAAGGCGCAGTTCCAGGCGAAGGCGGAAGCTCTGGGAGTCCATGATGCCGTCCACCATCACGGTCTTGTCCATGCGCTCCCAGATTATCTCGTGGATGCGCACCTCGCCGGTCTTGCCCTTTATGGTGGTGGTGTCGATGTAGGTGGCCCCGGAGCGGCCTTCGGGCGGAAGCGCGGCGACGGTGGAATCGGTGGTGAGTATCTGCCTGGGCTTGGCGAGCTCCACCATTCGGGCGGCCATTATGACCGCGTCGCCGTAGACGTCGCCGGCCTCGGAGATCACCGGACCGTAGGCCAGGCCCACGTAGATGTTGGGGGGCGGGATGTCCGCCAGGCCTTCAAAGCTTATGCGGTCCATGGCCTCCTGCATGGCCTTGGCCGCCTCCACCGCGTCGTGGGCGCGGGGAAAGGTGCACATCACCTCGTCGCCTATGGTCTTCACCACCCGGCCCCTGTACTGGGCCACCACGTCCCCCAGGCGGGCGAGGACCCTTCCGATCACCTGCTGGGCCGTTTCGTCGCCCAGGGTCTCGTAAAGGCGCGTACTCTTTGCGATGTCGGCGAACAGAATGGCCAGAATGTCGGTACGCTTTTCCATGCGGCCCCTGTGGCTTTTAACTTCGCTAAAATCCAAATTTGTGCAAAAATAT
This window of the Deltaproteobacteria bacterium genome carries:
- a CDS encoding energy transducer TonB, which translates into the protein MAHGENTINGDDWRNRSWITMLALSLALHAAAGLLVPVLAKRAERKPAPERVVFVDLAAVAPAPGLSPAAEPGSASPETEPEVVPLDVPPPPSGYIATIRIAPTPPAAPPPAPVKPQAPPARVEPPPAPPAPKPGSVTFSEGAPGFPVRSTVSAREPSGQGLETGGPDSGAAGGAAKAGAETGQGSPAGDRTGTDDGLSGAASGSGNRIFKKTEVDVIPKPTFRPDPPISRRARRLGIEEGEAKALIRVSPDGRVTDVSLVSENPEGITDEAFLATLRSWLFTPGIKAGRPVTVEMIQSVRFVRAAP
- a CDS encoding response regulator transcription factor; the encoded protein is MSREHILVVDDEEDIRLLLRFNLEREGHSVSAAATGEEALKLARQRVPDLVLLDLMLPGMSGLDAARAMKKDSSLERVPIIMLTAKDAEADVVAGLELGADDYVTKPFSVRVLLARIRAVLRRVSSDEPEDPAGVVTRAGISVHPGKREVTVDGSPVSLTSTEFLLLHLLIRRPGWVFTRSRIVDEVRGTDYPVTDRSVDVQVAGLRRKLGGRGDAIETVRGVGYRFREEA
- a CDS encoding adenylate/guanylate cyclase domain-containing protein, translated to MEKRTDILAILFADIAKSTRLYETLGDETAQQVIGRVLARLGDVVAQYRGRVVKTIGDEVMCTFPRAHDAVEAAKAMQEAMDRISFEGLADIPPPNIYVGLAYGPVISEAGDVYGDAVIMAARMVELAKPRQILTTDSTVAALPPEGRSGATYIDTTTIKGKTGEVRIHEIIWERMDKTVMVDGIMDSQSFRLRLELRLGKKTLDLDVNRAMITFGRQSHNDFVVDDSRVSRSHAKIEYRRGRFVLIDQSSNGTWVLPVGGKISRLKKEEYPLTGYGVISLGHEPDRDAPDAIHYMIKT
- a CDS encoding NifU family protein, yielding MSETQKIDRQAVEKALAQIRPTLQADGGDVELVDVNEAGQVKVRLTGACKGCPMSRMTLKNGVERFLVKTVSGVKSVEGVE
- a CDS encoding MFS transporter, whose translation is MNPRPGSRFFYGWYIVVVAFFCNFMVTGTGFYTFNAFMEPLCATRGWTREGINLALFFGGLVSLLGQYVHGTAIMRLGPRRYMVLGAAFSGLLFALMGKTQSFGLFLGVFILLMVTNGMFGGIVANTVVNNWFIHKRGMALGVAQVGMSLSGAVLPALAFKIYHAYDLQTAFLVLGIMLFCISPLCLLVIRDRPEPYGLVPDGKKFEIAPGSDSALSEKTLWSASSALSTRVFWRVSISYALAMTGVVGVMIQLKPRFSDLGFDAGTALTLMSATALLGAVGKYSWGMVCDRRDPPKMAALMMLSCALGLGFGLYAKNFALAVVFVAVFGFSMGGIQATLPIMIAHLFGRLSFTSIARFVALVLAVQNTGYLFMGLSFRYTKSYDAAYWLFIVFYLIAAFLMYGVKRPLFKE